The genomic region CCTGGGTGAGCCCGAGCGTGCCGGTCAGGTGACGCTGGAGGTAGTCGCAGAAGAACGCACCCACCAGGGCGTCGACGCAGCCGTTGGGCGGCGGCTCGGTGGGGTTGACCTGGACGGGCTGACCGAGGAACTCGGCGAGCTCCTGGGCGGTGATGTGGCCGAGCGCGTGCATCCGCTGCAGCACCTGGTCGCGCCGTTGCACCGCGGCCTCGGGGTAGGCCACGGGGTCGTCGTTGGTGGGCGTCTGCACCAGCCCGGCGAGCATCGCCGCCTGCGGCAGCGTGAGATCGGCGGCGTTGACGCCGAAGTACCGCTGCGCCGCGGCCTGGACGCCGTAGGCGCCTCGGCCGAAGTACACGATGTTGAGGTAGCGGGTGAGGATCTCCGCCTTCGAGTACTGACGCTCCAGCGCGAGGGCCAGCCGGGCCTCGCGGAGCTTGCGGCCGATGCTCTCCTCCGTGGCGGCCAGCCGTTCCTCCGGCGTCGTCGCCGTCTGCAGCAGGGTCTGCTTGACCAGCTGCTGGGTGATCGTCGAGCCGCCCTCCATGACGCTGCCGGCCATCAGGTTGCGCATCAGGGCCCGGGCGGTGCCTTCGACGTCCAGCCCGCGGTGCTCGTAGAAGCGGGAGTCCTCGATGTCGACCAGGGCCTGCTTCATCACCTCGGCGATGGCGTCGGCCGTCACCGGCGTCCGGTTGTGGCGGTAGAAGTGGGTGATCAGGGAACCGTCGGCGGCCAGGACGACGGAGTTCCCCGCCGGGGTGCTGTCGCCGAGCTCGACCGGCAGGGGGGCGAGCAGGTCGGCGTTGGACCGGACGACGAGGCCGGGGCCGAGGAGCCAGGGGAGCAGGAGCGCGGCCACGAGCGCACCGGCGATCGGGACGGCCACGAGGAGCAGCAACTGGGCGGCATGCAACCGGGGACGGTCCCGCCCGGCCATCGACACCTCCGCCCTTGCCGCCACATGCGGACGGCACGGTTCCGAGCATGGCCCTGACGCGGACCGCGAGCCAGGGGGTCGAGCGCCGTGGAGCCGATCGGGAGCGCCGCTTGCGGTGCGTGGATGGCCGGCCCACGCAGCGTGAGCCCAGGCCACCTCGGCCTGGGTCGCGCAGGCCGCGTCAGGCGGTCGCCGGCTGGAGCACCTCGTAGTCGTCGAGCCGGAACGTCCGCATGGCTTCCTGGTACTCCCCGACGCTGCCGGACCAGTTGTTCGTGATGTGCCCGTCGGCGGTCTTGTACCAGCTGGTGCAGCCGCCGGCGAAGGCCGTGCCGCGCAGCGTCTCCTGGAGGCGGTCGTTGAACCGGTGCATCGCCTCCCGTCGAACGTCCAGGGCGACGGCCGACGTCTCGGCACGGGTGCGCAGTGCCTGGAGGACGTAGTCGTACTGGCACTCCAGCATCAGGATGATCGAGTTGTGGCCCAGGTTGGTGTTGGGGCCGTACAGCAGGAAGAGGTTGGGGAAGCCGCTGACCGTGGTGCCGAGGTAGGCACGCGCCCCGTCGTGCCAGACATCGCGCAGGGACCGCCCGTCCCGGCCGGTGATCTCCAGGTCGCCGAGGAACGACAGGGTCTCGAACCCGGTGGCGTAGATGACCACGTCGAGCTCGTGGACGGCGCCGTCCCGGGTGCGGAGACCTTCGGGGACCACCTCGGCGATGCGCTCGGTGACCAGTTCCACGTTGTCGCGCATCAGCGCGGGGTAGTAGTCGTCGGCGACGAGAACCCGCTTGCAGCCGAGGGGATAGTCGGGCCACAGCTTCTCGCGGAGTTCGGCGTCGGGCACCTGGGTCTCCAGCAGCTCCCTCGCGATGCGGTAGAACTCGTCGAGCACCGGGTTGGCGTCGAGCTTCATGGCGCCGACCCAGCTCTCGTGCTCGGCGAAGAAGGCCTCCCGGCTCTCCAGCAGCCGGGCCGCGCCGCGGTACAGCTGCCGCTCGTCCTGGTCGTAGGCACGGTCCATCCGGGGTACGTGGTAGTTCGCCGAGCGCTGGAACACCGTCAGGGAGGCCACGTCCCCGGCGATCTGCGGCACGATCTGGACCGCGCTGGCCCCGTTGCCGACGACTGCCACCCGCTTGCCCGCGAGATCGACGTCGTGGCGCCACTGGGCCGAGTGGAACGAGGCGCCCCGGAAGCTCTCCCGCCCCTCGATGCCCTTGAACGACGGCCGGTTGAGCTGGCCCCAGGCGCCGACGAACACCTCGGCGACGATCTGCTCTCCGGCGGTCGTGCCGATCAGCCACCGGCCACGCTCGTGATCCCACTCGGCGCGGTTCACCTCGGCGTTCAGCCGGATGTGCGGGGCGAGGTCGTACCGCTCGACGAAGGACTCGACGTTCTGCCGGATCTCCGGCTGCTGCGCGTAGAGGCGGGTCCAGTCGGGCTGCTGATCGTCGAAGGAGTACCAGTACAGGTGGGACTGCACGTCGCAGGCGGCGCCGGGATAGGTGTTCTCGCGCCACGTCCCCCCGACCGCGTCGGCTTTCTCCAGGACGACGAAGGAGGACTTCCCCTCCTTCTTGAGCTTCGCCGCCATGCCGAGCCCGCCGATGCCGGCGCCCAGGATCGCGATCGTGTACTCGGTCATGACACTGCTCCTGGGATGATGCGTGGACGGGATGTCGGGCGCCGGCCGGGTGTGATCTGGGTCATGAAGCTGCCAGCTCGGCGGTGAAACAGTCAAGGGATGTGTTTCATGGGCCCACCGGATCCCCCTCCGGACGGCGCGACGCCGGAGGCGGCCGCCGACGGGCCGGCCGATCCGCGGCCCCGGAGCGACGCCGGCGCCGACGACTGGCCCGAGCTGGCGCGGCGGGCGCAGGAGCTGGCCGCCCGGTGGGTGCACGACGGCCGGCGCCTGGACATGCGGGGCCTGTCCGCGGAGCTCGGCGTCTCCCGGGTCACCCTGTTCCGGCACGTCGGCGGGCGGGAGGTGCTGCTCGGGAGGGCTCTGTGGCTGCTGACCGAGCGGACGTTCGCCGCGGCGGAACGTCAGTGGGAGCTCGGCCCGGAGGGTCTGCGGTCCACGGGGGTCATGCGCCTGTTCAACCAGCGGATCGCTGCGGCGCCCGGCCTGCGCCGGCTCCTGGACGACGAGCCCGCACTCGCGATCCGGGTGCTCACCGACCCACGAGGCGCCATCCAGCCTGGCGTCGTCGCGGCTGTCGAGGCGCTGTTGCGGCGCGATGTCCAGGAGGCCGGTCTCGAGCTGATCCTCGAGCCCGGGGCGCTGGCCTTCGCTCTCGTGCGGATCGGCGAGTCGTTCCTGTACGCCGACGTGCTCGCCAATCGGACACCCGACGTCGACATGGCCGACCGGCTGCAACGAGCCCTCATCGAGGGCAGGGCCTGACGCGCGTGCGGGCGCGGTCGGGGTGGCCCGCCACGGGCGGACCACCCCGACCGCTCGCGCTCAGGACATCGCGTGCTTGCCGAGGAACTGCAGCGACATGGGCAGGAACTCCTCGGCCCGCTCCACGCCGAGTGCGTGGCTGGAACCCGGGCCGGTGAAGAGCTCGAACCGGGCGCCGGGAATGCGCTCGGCGACCGCGCGGCCCTGCCACGGCGGTGTGAGCAGGTCCTGCTCGCCGGCGACGACCAGGGTGGGGACGGTGATGTCCGTCAGCCGGTCGAGCGTGTCGTGCAGCAGATCGGCGTCCCACTGCTCGGCGGTCGCGGCGATCTGCGCCGGCGTGCTCGGGAACAGCGGCAGCAGTTGCTCGACCAGGGCGCCGAACTCGGGGCTGTTCAGCAGCTCGGGTGAGAACGCGATACCGAGCGCGCCCAGCGCCGCCTCCATGTCACCGGTCCGCCACGGATGCGCGAGGCCGGTGATGACCGCGCGCTGGAAGCCGTCGGTCCGGCCCCACGTGCACAGCAGGACGAGCGAGGCCACCCGCTCGGGCGCGAGCAGGGCCAGCTCCTGGGCGGTGGCGCTGCCCAGGGAGTACCCGAGCACGTGGGCCCGCTCCACGCCGAGCGCGTCCAGCAGGCCACGCGCATCGGCAGCCAGCGTCGGCACCGTCATCTCGGCCGTTCCGCGCTCGGAAGCCCCGAGTCCCCGCAGGTCGTAGGTGATGACGCGATAGCTGCCCGCCCACACCTGTGCGGCCTCGGCCCAGAAGCCGAGGGACTGGCTGGTGCCGTTGATGATGAGCAGCGGTTCACCTTCCCCGTACTCCTGGACGGCGACCGAGATGTCGCCGACCTCGACGGTGCGCGCTGCGTGGACGGTGGGTGCGGTCAACGGGTCTCCCGGATCTCGTTCC from Blastococcus colisei harbors:
- a CDS encoding flavin-containing monooxygenase produces the protein MTEYTIAILGAGIGGLGMAAKLKKEGKSSFVVLEKADAVGGTWRENTYPGAACDVQSHLYWYSFDDQQPDWTRLYAQQPEIRQNVESFVERYDLAPHIRLNAEVNRAEWDHERGRWLIGTTAGEQIVAEVFVGAWGQLNRPSFKGIEGRESFRGASFHSAQWRHDVDLAGKRVAVVGNGASAVQIVPQIAGDVASLTVFQRSANYHVPRMDRAYDQDERQLYRGAARLLESREAFFAEHESWVGAMKLDANPVLDEFYRIARELLETQVPDAELREKLWPDYPLGCKRVLVADDYYPALMRDNVELVTERIAEVVPEGLRTRDGAVHELDVVIYATGFETLSFLGDLEITGRDGRSLRDVWHDGARAYLGTTVSGFPNLFLLYGPNTNLGHNSIILMLECQYDYVLQALRTRAETSAVALDVRREAMHRFNDRLQETLRGTAFAGGCTSWYKTADGHITNNWSGSVGEYQEAMRTFRLDDYEVLQPATA
- a CDS encoding QsdR family transcriptional regulator, whose translation is MGPPDPPPDGATPEAAADGPADPRPRSDAGADDWPELARRAQELAARWVHDGRRLDMRGLSAELGVSRVTLFRHVGGREVLLGRALWLLTERTFAAAERQWELGPEGLRSTGVMRLFNQRIAAAPGLRRLLDDEPALAIRVLTDPRGAIQPGVVAAVEALLRRDVQEAGLELILEPGALAFALVRIGESFLYADVLANRTPDVDMADRLQRALIEGRA
- a CDS encoding alpha/beta fold hydrolase; translated protein: MTAPTVHAARTVEVGDISVAVQEYGEGEPLLIINGTSQSLGFWAEAAQVWAGSYRVITYDLRGLGASERGTAEMTVPTLAADARGLLDALGVERAHVLGYSLGSATAQELALLAPERVASLVLLCTWGRTDGFQRAVITGLAHPWRTGDMEAALGALGIAFSPELLNSPEFGALVEQLLPLFPSTPAQIAATAEQWDADLLHDTLDRLTDITVPTLVVAGEQDLLTPPWQGRAVAERIPGARFELFTGPGSSHALGVERAEEFLPMSLQFLGKHAMS